From the Limanda limanda chromosome 2, fLimLim1.1, whole genome shotgun sequence genome, one window contains:
- the LOC133018948 gene encoding myeloid-associated differentiation marker-like protein 2, translated as MDSLAGPYLNKKALCSPLGAARLCQLALGCAVIAMVAHSAGYSGSHGVFCMAAWCFCFAMTVVVFFLDATRLHSCLPISWDNLTVTCAAFATLMYVTASVVYPLFFVRIECPYAGCEVRDFRIAVTVCSIMATLAYGAEVALCRARPGQAVVGYMATVSGLLKVVQGFVTCIIFGALANGSEYSRYAATIYCVVVYAFCFALTALVVIMTVCGRTKAVRCMPFDRFTVVCTLLEVLLYLSASVVWPVFCFDTKYGSPWRPSSCPRGKCTWDSKVVVAVFSFVNFVLYLVDLIYSQRTKFVSSHVPTFSRA; from the exons ATGGATTCCCTGGCTGGTCCGTACCTCAACAAGAAGGCCCTCTGCTCACCTCTGGGTGCTGCCCGCCTCTGCCAGCTGGCCTTGGGCTGTGCTGTGATCGCCATGGTAGCCCACAGTGCCGGCTACAGCGGGTCACATGGTGTGTTCTGCATGGCGGCGTGGTGCTTCTGCTTCGCCATGACGGTGGTGGTGTTCTTTCTGGATGCTACCCGTCTCCACAGCTGCCTCCCCATATCCTGGGACAACCTGACGGTCACGTGTGCCGCCTTCGCCACGCTCAT gtatGTTACAGCCTCCGTGGTCTACCCTCTCTTCTTTGTTCGTATCGAGTGTCCCTACGCCGGCTGCGAAGTCCGAGATTTCCGCATCGCCGTCACCGTCTGCTCCATCATGGCCACTCTGGCCTACGGGGCCGAGGTGGCTCTGTGCCGGGCCAGGCCGGGCCAGGCTGTTGTGGGCTACATGGCCACGGTCTCGGGCCTCCTCAAAGTCGTGCAGGGTTTCGTCACCTGCATCATCTTCGGAGCTCTGGCCAACGGGAGCGAGTATTCCCGTTACGCTGCCACGATCTACTGCGTGGTAGTCTACGCTTTCTGCTTCGCTCTGACTGCTCTGGTGGTCATCATGACCGTGTGTGGCCGGACCAAAGCCGTGCGCTGCATGCCCTTTGACCGCTTCACAGTGGTGTGCACCCTCCTGGAGGTTCTGCTCTACCTGAGTGCATCAGTGGTGTGGCCCGTGTTCTGCTTTGACACGAAATACGGGTCGCCATGGAGACCGTCGTCATGTCCCCGGGGGAAGTGTACGTGGGACAGCAAGGTTGTGGTGGCTGTGTTCTCTTTCGTCAACTTTGTTCTGTACCTGGTGGACCTGATCTACTCTCAGAGGACAAAATTTGTCTCCTCACATGTGCCCACTTTCTCACGGGCGTAG